AGGGGTTTGTCCTGCCCCCAAACAACCACTCAGCATCCCAGATCTCAGGTGATCCCATCCCCTCTCTCCAGGCCCATCCAGGAAGCAGAATCCAGGAGTCATCGTTCCCCTGATGTTCCATCAGCTGACAATGGAGAGAGTGACAGACAGAGACACTGAGAAGCACAGAGACGGCCAGAGATGGGGGAGAGACTGGACATGGGCAGAAAAGAGGACAGGAGAGCCAGGAGGAAAGTACAGCGGGGTAGAGAGAGTGAGGTTCTGAGAGGGAAATAAAAACGGATGGAGGAAGAAACACAGGCATAGGGAAAGGGAGAGGTGAATTAAACAGaggcagaggggagagagagagagagacatggagAATGAGGGCTCCATCCAGGACAGAATCGGAATGCAGCATCTCTGCTCCCCTGTACCCACAATCCTATGGAGGGGACAGGACCTCACTTGCGACAAAGCCTGTCATCTGAGGTCGGGGGTGAGGAGTACTTCTGGCCTTTCATCTTCACTATGAGGGACCAGGGGCAGCAGTGCTCAAAGCAGACTCTGAAGGTGCAGTCTCCACACCTCTGGGTCTTGCTTAAGGGCACTACGGCGTCGTCATAGAAACAGTGCTGCAGGGGGTTGTAGAATTTGCCCCCACATCTTGCCTGTGGCTGGCACAGCATCAGATAGGCATCCATGGGGGCCACTGGAGGAGACAGAGCTGGTGAGATCCAGGTGGTGGTGGCAGGTGGGTCCCAGCCTGGGGTCCCCTGGGAGCCACACTCATCCCCCAGCTTCCCAGTCCCTCCTGGGCTCACCTGGGGCTCCGTGTGAGCAGAGGAGCCTGAGGATGCAGACAGCAGCCAAGACAGCtgtgggagagggaagggaaggaggaggtaaCCAGGCAGCCACAGATGTGGCCAGCACTGACATTTAGAAGATTGGGTGGAGTGGGATGAGGGCTCAGTATGGCTTTGGACAGTAGTTCAGGAACTAAAACAGAGCTGTGGATGGGGCTGACCTGGGGCTGTGAATGGGGAATTGCTGTGAGCGAGTCATGTCTAGGGAGTTGGCCAGGCACGGGAACACAAATGAGGTGTAGGGTAGGGTAGGGAGCGAGCCCGGGAGGTTGCTGAGATGGGAGATGGGCTCAGGTGGGAATGGGGTCCTGTCCTCCTTACCCAGGATGTAGCCTCGGGGAGCCATGGCTCTGGGGTGGCTGCAGTGTAGTAAGCAGGTGATCAGCAGATCTCAGCAGCTCCTTTTATCCCTTATTCCTAGAGGAGCTGGTGATGTCACATGTCCTGCCCTCCTGCAAGTCCTGCAGAGACAGCCTGCGTCCCTGGGTGGAAGAGGTACCAGGCAGGATATGTGTCATAGTAAATTTGCTCTCAGACACTTTGAGAGCCGGGAGAACTTGCGCACCCTCCACCTTCTCTGTTCTACCTGCCTCACTCTCGTGTCCCACCCTGAGGCCTCTTTGGTAAAGAGGAAGGTGCAGGATGCTCCTGGCGTTAACACcctctcacactcacacatagCACAGCCATTCCACAGGATCCTACTGAGCTATGACATTGCTAACCCCTGACATTCTCCCCAGGCAGCCCATCAGGTCTCAGCCTCACAACCCAAGCCCATGGCCCAGAATCCGGTAATTTCCCATTCATCTGCAGCTCGTGGCATTCGGGTGGGAGAGACTGTGTGACTCAGTTCTGACTTTCACAGATTTGGAAGGTGGGAGTGGAGCTGGCGGGACCCCTGAGACTCATACTCCTCTGGGGGCTCTTCAACTCCTGTGTCTCATTAATGGTCATTTATCCAGGACAGGTCCACTTGGAAGCTCACATGTCCCAGGCTTTGTGTCAGACACTGGTGATGCAGTGCTGAGTAGAAAATGCAAAGTGAGTGTCTTCATGACGTTCATGAcagtgagaggagagagagagagagagaaggtaggAGAATAAAACTCCTTAGTTTTGGTTATTGTGGTTCCCGTGTTTAGTGTCATTATCACTCTGAAGTTCTGGTGGAGAAATTCCACAGCCCTCCTGAGATTCTCAAAGGCATTTTTCCTTAATGTGCTTTTTCAGAGGGTTGGGTTGTGATTTCCCCACAGAAGAGCCATCTTGAGATCAGGATGTGAGGACAGAAGGGAAGGAGCTGTGTTGGGTCAGTTCCGTGGGCCCCTCCCAGCTTCTGCAGGATTTCCTCACCTCATGAGCTCACAGGTCACATGGCACGGATAAGCCATTCTCAAGGCCAGGCAAGGTGACCTGTCACCCTGTAGGCACCACAGCTGGGTCCCAGCAGGGCGTGGATGTCAtcaggtttgtgtgtgtggaagATCCTGCATCTGTGTTCCTGGGGAGCATGGACAGGGGCTTCTCTCCGGAGGCAGGAGACAAGGGAAGAGGCTGCAGCAGAAATGACCTCACGATAAATACCAGAGTGCTCAGCACCCACCTTCTCCCTCGGCAGAGCAGACCCTTCTTCCAGCACCATGTCCCTGTCTGCTCCATTAGCCTCCATGCCTTGCTGCTGTGGGATACAGCAGTGTTTTCCAGAACACAGATTAGGATGTGCTAGTAGCATGGAAAACCAATTCAGTTGGGTATAAACAATGTtagttttaattgaaaaaatggaTTAGAAAATGGGACAGTGTGCACTAACCAGAATGCTGTGCTGGATTGCTTAGGACCCTCTTATTGGGACTGTATATAGTACAGGCAATGATAGAACATTATTATATCATTGTATCagattatattattatatgataAAATATCATATATCTAGAACTAgatatctagtttttaagtgagtcACAGACAAACGGTGAGGACACTTGGGAGCACAGAAGTCTCCAGGATCATATCCTCCTTCTCTAAGACCCACTGACATATCTGCTCTTTGATGTCTTCCAAAAATGGGTGCAGTTCTCAGATTCTTGGTTCCAGGCATTTTCTGAGAGGTTGGAGTGGGGTCCTGCTCTAGAGTTTTATTGTCTCTACCAAGAAGAGGGTAGGCTGGGCCTGCATATGAGTCAGAGTGAGAGAGGGGAGCCCCTTCCCCAGGGCAGGGGGAGGGTGGGCATCTCTGAGGAGGGAGGAGTCCAGTCCACCCTCGTGGCCTGAGCCTGGTCTCTTAGAGCAGCTGAATCAGCGCAGCGTCTGGACCAGACTCTCAAATAAATTATGGCCCCAGGACAGTTAAGACCACAGGACCAGTGAAAGGTTTTTCCTCCTCTGCTCCACAAGAATTTAATCTCCTTCCTGTGTGAATGTGCTTGCtctgaggagaggggaggaggtttCCTCTGAAAGAAGTCATTTGGGACCAAAGTTGAAGGAGACATTCCCCTGTGGGAGGCTGACACACTCTTGCCaatttctgctttctcttttctttgcgaCTGTGTGTAACCCACATGTCACAACTATTTTCCCTAGTAGTTGCAGCCTAGAGATTAGTAAACTTAGGAATCTAGAAGGCTCTGAGTCCCAGCCATCCCTACCGTATCCTATCAGGACTCTGATGCTGTTGGCAGCCTGGGCTCCTGCAGCCCTGGACGTGGCTGTGTCCTGTGTTGGGAGGGCTAAGGGGACAGAAAATGGGCTGTGGAGAGGAGCCTTAGACCTTCCCTAGTGCATCTGACTCCAGAGGGTGCAGCTGAGAAGCAGCTTCACAGGGAAGCCCTGGGGCTGTCTGGAAGAGAGGGAGGTTTGAAGACCTGCAGGCAACAATTCTCACCAAGTCACAGCAACAGGACAGGCAGGTTGAGTGAGACACACCCTGAACACAGGGCTTTCATCatgcttttacttttttcattcattcatttaatacacCCTgtgcacttactgtgtgccagtgGATGCTGGAAACTTGATTGTGACTTAGTTCCAGGCCCTGCCCATCTGGGTCTTATGCTCCATAGAGGACATAGACTCCCCAAACGGTGATGACTCAGTGAGCAAGGCTGGGACAAGGGCCCAGGGCACCAGCAATGGCTTCCTAGAGGAGGACATTAGAAGACAAGCATTGGATGGCTCTGGATTATCCCCCCCTCTTCTTGCCTACAGTTCCCAGAATCACTGTAGAATGCACTAGGAAtgtttattagtctgttttgacactgctataaacaactacctgagactgggtaatttgtaatttaattgactcacagttttgcttggctaaggaggcctcaggaaatgtacaatcatggcagagggcaaaaggaaagcaaggaacgtcttacatggtggcaggaaagaaagagagggagcgGATaactgccacacacttttaaaccataagatctcatgaaaactcactactAGGAGAACAGCAGTGGGGcgactgcccccatgatccaatcacctcccaccaggtttctccccatacacatggagattacaattcaagatgcaatttgggaggggacacagagccaaaccatatcagaatgcACCATCCTGAGTAAGAAGGAACTGCCCGAAAAAGGCTAGGTTTCTATTCCTTCCAGAGGATGCAACACCTTGAGCTAGAGAGAAACTGCCCAGGACAGCCCAGGCTTCATTCCCATCCTTCTCAGAGCGGGTGTCCTGCAACAGTAGCCCAGGGTGTGTCCCCGATGTATAAAACTCAGAGCTCACTGCTGAGTCCTCAGCTGTGGTGCAAGTGGGGCCGGCATGGGAGACACCATCTGCCCTGAGCAGTGCTCCTGAGCCTCGGGAGATCAGTGAGTCATGAATCCTAAGCTTCCGCTGTCCCTCACTTCCTGTCTGTAAGTAATTAACCTGCTTGGTGGACCTGGCTGTGGTTGTGGGCATTCCGTCTCACAACCAAAGTGAAGTCAAAACGCTAAGGGTACAGGACACCCCATCACTCCTTCCCACCAGCTTCCAGTTACACCATATAGGTTGTTGTAGTGGTGATATAGCCTCTTACTGCCGAGAAGTTGTGAGAGTCCTGAATCTCTACCAGGCCCTTGACACCTCCTCAGTGAGGAGTAGAAGGAGTGCCTCATTACCACCAAGTGGGGGATGAAGGTCCAGACTAAACACACAGTCTCCAGTGATACCACGGTTGGTGGGGAAAACCGTGTCATTGCCCTGTGGGGATGAAAGTCCAAGCCCCTCTCTTAGCCTTCTCTGACACACCCTGGCAGAAGGAATGGGAGACCTCATTACATCCTGGTGAGGGAGGAAGTCTGGGCGCCCCGCTCCACCTTTTCTGTAGGAGTCGATGGTGATGTGGAAGTACTTTTTATGAAGTATTTGATGGCAGGAGGGTAGATACTATCTAAAAGTTTTCTATCTAGGACGCTCCTTTCCTGGCCCCTTGGCTAGAGAAAATCAGCTTGTCTGGGGCTTTTATTGTCTGCACCCTTTGGACTTTTTGAGTTGCCAGTTTCTCCAGCTTCTCTTGAGTTGCATCTAGGATATAtgaggcaaaaaagaaaactcagggaAACTCCCTTCTCTGCCATTTCTGAGGTCCCAAGGTCCTCACTTTGTCTGCCTTCTTACCCTACCTTTCTGAGTCTTCTTATGCTTGTCTTATAGCTGTACTGAGCAGGAGAGATATGGAAACATATGCCTACCTCGTCTTTCTGGAAGCAGAATTCCACTCCTACTGAATGATTTTGGTAAGAACACATTTGCCAGATCAATAATTGCATACCAAGGATCAAACACTGTTTTGATTTGCCTCAACAAAGATACAACATCTGACACAGCATCTGTGGTTAGGGCACAATCTAGCTCTGGTTTTGAAAATTTACAAATACCTGCCGTTGTctgtgatacagtttggatgtttgtcccctccaactCTCATGTTAAAGTgtgatctccaatgttggaggtgaggcctggggaggtgttttggtcatgggaGGAGATTCCTCACAAATAGCTTGGTGCTCTACCCATagtaataagtgagttcttgccCTGTTGGTTCGTGCAAGAGCTGGTAACAAGAGTCTGACATTTCTCTTGCTCCctgtcttgccatgtgacatgcctgctcctcctttgccttctgccataattgtaagcttcctgaggccctcactagaagcagatgcaggcaccatgcttcctgtatacaGCTTATAGAACCACGagcaattaaatctcttttctttataaattacccagccttgggtatttctttatagcaatgcaaatggactaatgTAGTCGCTTTATGACGGGTCAGAACGTGAATTGCATGAGGACATGATGATAGTGCCCATTATCCCTGAATTTTTCACATCATGCAATTCACCTTCTGGGCCCCATATAGGGGAAGTGATTCTGGAAAATGTGGTTCCCACCTCAGAAGGGAGTGGGTGTTGGAGACAAGTTGATAATAGAAAGTCTAGCACAGTCCACCCCATtcaaaaataagcatttattgacaCCCATTATAGACATTTTCAACTTCCAAATAAAGGCAGAAACAATACCATTTTCCAAGTAATGTGATGCAACTATCAGTTTTACAACCCAAAGACTTTTAATCTTCTCTAGAGAAGAGGGATTTGAAAATGCATTGTCCCTCTCCCAGACGATTAACAACCTCTCTTACTATTTCATACTGTAAATACCAAGAATGAAACAATATAAACCAATATTAGATAGAGGAGTATGAAGGCATTGAGACAAACAGCAACGGAATCagttaatatagaaaatatatccacgtaggccaggcatgttggctcatgtctgtaattcccagcactttgggaggccaaggcagaaggatcgcttgagtccaagagttcgagaccaacctgggcaacacggtgaaaccccatctctccaaaaaataaaaaaaaaattagccaggcatggtggtacatgcctgtagtcccagctactcagggggctgaggcaggtggatcacttgagcctggaaggtaaaggttgcagtgagccgagatcacgcctctgcactcctgtctgcatgacagagtgagaccctgtctgaaaaaaagaaaaaaataaataaaatatgttcaccTCAAAGTGAGGAAGATTATATAAAAGTCTAACTTAGTCCTTGTTTCAGCAACTGGCCTTGAGGCTAAAGCtggcatttaaaaatttcatctttcaagccagacacagtggcacatgcttgtaatccccacttctcaggtggctgaggtgggaggctcacttgagttcaggggttcaagaccagcctgggcaacataccaaaactccacccaaaaaaaaatgtctttcacTATCCATTCTATAATCTCTTTGCTCTCAGCAAACACCTcacctcattgtgatttttttttattttttaatgactatATTGTCTTCTCTTCATCCTTACATGAAtcaccctctccctctctccccgaAAAAAATCAATCATTCCATTGTTAGAATGCAGTTTAGGGTCTATAAACTCCAAACtcagtacataattaaaatttatattcgcactttgggaggctgaggtgggcggatcacgaggtcatgatatcgagaccatcttggccaacatggtgaaaccctgtctctactaaaaatacaaaaattagctgggcatggtggtacgtgcctgtagtcccagccattcgggaggctgaggcaggaaaatcgcttgaacctgggaggcggaggttgcagtgagccgagatcgtaccactgcatccagcctgggcgacagagcgagactccatctcaaaaaaaaaaaaaaaaaaaatttatattcattgGGACCTTGAACTTAGTCTTCAAGTTTTACATGCAATACCATTAGTTTATTTAAGTTCAGTTGATTCATTGTCTTTCTGTCTCCCTCCACAAACCAACCTCTTGCATCAGATGTCCTCCTTAACTTGCTTAGAGTGCTgccattttttgaatttttttcctttttatcaccTGAAACCTCATTTCCATCTTAAGTAGGCCTCCCATGCATTGTCTAAGTATCTCCCTAGTAATTCCCAACATTTTCTTGTCCCAACTGAAGCCTAGTTCTCTCTTTAATAGAATTGTTTTACATCCCTCTCTTGTTGCAGATATGATTTCTCTACAACTccatatataaaaaagataaggTGAAAAGAGGATATTGTGAGCAACTCAGTTTCCCTTGCCACTTCCCAGATTGGTAGTCCAACCCTTTCTCTGTGTCTATTCCCTCCAGCCATgctattctttatttattcttgTGGCCTCCTTGTATATTCACAGAggtctttgctttgctttgctctGGTTGTGATTTTTAACCTGGTGAAATTACCCACGTCTTCATTCTTGAAGTATATATGCCATTAGGAGTCTTTTCTGTAGTGAATTGTTATAGTTTTCCCATGTTTTACTATGGGACACAGGAGTTCTAAGAGGCATCCCACAGAATGCCTTGTGTGAGTGGGATAGTTATACTCTCTTCTGCCCATTGTGTGGTAGCTACCCAATTCCCCCCCTTGATAATCAGGACAATTTGCCACTTTTTGCCATCAGGCTTTACACAATTTCTTCTACCTTAGACTATATAACCATTCAATTAGAGCCAGGTTAATGCCTTCCACTTACAAAGTCCATATCTCTGGAGTCAACAACAAGAACATTCCCTGCCAAGGACTACTCCAGATTTTTGCATGCTTAACCCAAAGCAAAAATAAGACCTTTTGAATTAAGCATGTTTATATCATTAATCTTCATCATATgtaatgttgagttttttttgtaAAGCAGATTCCTGGTTAAATTTTTTCAGAGCATCAAATTCCTTCTGGTGTAACAATATATTATTTGCACCAATTTTACCTGTATAGCAACTACTTTTCATTCTTATCTTATAAAACTTATcatttggtaaaaaaaaattctcactttTCCTGAATTTCCTGTTGGTTCCTTGTAATATCTTCCATCTAGGTCATTCAACAGGGTGAGTTTCATATTGATAAGGAGTTCAGGAAGGGAGTTATCAAAAGATAAAGTA
This portion of the Pongo abelii isolate AG06213 chromosome 20, NHGRI_mPonAbe1-v2.0_pri, whole genome shotgun sequence genome encodes:
- the LOC100441404 gene encoding insulin growth factor-like family member 1 — translated: MAPRGYILAVLAAVCILRLLCSHGAPVAPMDAYLMLCQPQARCGGKFYNPLQHCFYDDAVVPLSKTQRCGDCTFRVCFEHCCPWSLIVKMKGQKYSSPPTSDDRLCRNPLESLMVKVKAQKCPLALGRQVPTDGRSSDLMTATTCMLDEPGPGRLMEETGTLPRSKVQGLDDGVGPRIVPGVWRHEWMKAPGFSFLLVECG